The following proteins are co-located in the Synchiropus splendidus isolate RoL2022-P1 chromosome 14, RoL_Sspl_1.0, whole genome shotgun sequence genome:
- the otogl gene encoding otogelin-like protein isoform X6: MNLKRTLKRFLLMTFSVTQLLLTEGAQSHHSVSRLQRRANALRRKRDLLREESYRPLISEASLSRSVVHNYTARDSSSEHCGCLNGGWCQDGGVCDCSQFQAQGDRCQIIPNQGQDRDGICRSWGQYHYETFDGVYFYFPGTCSYILAQDCHSTSPRYTVWIHNSRHCVGSVYSCPRALSLLFPNEEEIHIAGYQVHQGGRRLILPQSISGVFIERLADYLLVKSVFGFSLAWDGGSGVYLKMSEEHHGAPCGLCGNFNHLASDDLTTARGIQTDEPAVFGNSWAVDLPHERACPSVDVYSSGPCQSESDMDDAIEKCSALLFFPFLSCHENIDPNPFVAGCISDLCVADDEETFCRALVEYTRACSHVGYPVREWRDSFPSCYDGCEESFVYRDCISCCPPTCTFEKECLGTNLHCLDGCYCPDGLILQNGTCIAASQCPCVYHGASYVQGHVLRQGCSVCTCIGGVWNCTENNCTAECSVIGDVFVTTFDGRMFLQPGSCQYVLAKSRSSSRFTVTLQYTSCAEQVCIQSVSVVLDEDVSHQVTLTREGEVMIGVNPAPALPYIDDVLAVQKLSSVFTQLKARIGLKLLYDGRGGRVYLQLESHWHGHTLGLCGTFNGNLRDDFLSPAGMIEGTPQLHANAWKVSSACVAPVNLPIIDPCEMNLQNGVVCVGGMLYQSCVSSCGRSCRALSSTETCDPDDCAEGCGCPDGSYYDDVRQRCVQLSQCNCYSLTGVSQPGEVTFSASGPCLCRNGILDCVPEEKETESDEAGECAEGKVYHTCTDQRGGVACAPTCRNLMMNLTCPPNTPCIPGCVCPHGLVQHQGKCYYPENCPCAWLGLEYLPGEIVETSCYKCVCHRGYFNCSYSPCPAVCTVYSDRHYHTFDGLEYDYHSDCQVYLIKSVGEPEVSIVAQNKDCYESGIVCMKVLVIHVGLTKIYFTDNSGNPSPSTVVGRGSDFELWKAGYYTVVHFSNQDLTILWDRKTTVHIRAGPQWKGLLSGLCGNFDSVTVNDMTTSNHMEVSNAQTFGDSWALGQCESDYVVERPCEGDLGRQPYAKRECALLYSDVFAPCHNVVDVAWFYRNCLTDTCNCNRGGDCECLCTSIAAYAHKCCQQGVTIQWRSPAVCPYDCEYLNQELGDGPFSLVSAVYNNTMFAVNRTSSSVFPLVKEALGPLPPTGLLFNFMVTAGLHKDRSSRVPVVSLESAERPNYFLVITGRNCLKLEHWSRREDFSRRATFIQHQGLFMPGHTSFEHASQPGIFLTLTHTAARAQRYDTSDGFRASSSFTLEESRFVIPYRMMCEWRYQACASPCIHTCSDPDATRCLFLPPVEGCFPRCPKNMVLDEVTRRCVYIEDCVTLPPTPTPFEYVTRSNKTTTPGTTTAPSTTSPTTTSTTTATTTMTTTITATTSSTTDSPTTTTTTTAIPTTVTTEKLTSLPAPSATSHSTTSATVSTIPLTTSTTTSLSTEETTYVAGITTTTTVATTPVATSSQPPTPPSLVSTTTEPTITMAPTTTQALPTLTSAPATSTEASTLLLLSPASTTIQTTDASTVPVTTTVPISTSTELSTEPPATERITSPDTTTASTTHAFVWPTTPCTPPYSYRVDECAELICFNGELLLHNSSLHCRFNTTQPQCSLLGLPILINTDPCCPLWQCPCRCTVMSDLRVITFDGNNVALYDNGSYILVNLPRESIIGTVEKCPTSQSVNSIRRTSPTGGTSGLCFKKLNITTTSYRIIINRLDRKVTVNYRPARLPFSRQALYVEDTGSMYLIHTPGGVSIQWYHSTGIMVMQYITAGNASVPTRGLCGCCDGNPEDDLKLPNGTVVREVGDMMVFLQAWRVQTTDDAEHTRRVGDNCTTGDCSTCLSMLWQRPFTACHGKVPPEQFCDIIWAGDLHYKDHQCDFLAAYVAVCYTHQVCISWRRHNFCPLRCPPGKEYQPCVSTCTSRTCLNREYYEETTCSFVREECVCRSGTILHRADSPYCVTEDRCVCTDNDGNPRAPGEEWNGSVRGCCLYRCMENGSVVAVEPDCSAVAIPLCEREGEYVLDVLEEGACCPKKICECNMTICDSEAPPCDNGNRLVIGYSALSCCPEYRCECDPFACPPISAPVCREDQFLVEVRGEKSCCYSYLCVCESCIEPVPACSRGEIMAVDLNTTGSCCPQYHCVCDVNLCPESHVSCAAGLTLVQTTVPGDCCPQHHCECQCEDSSLPICQVGEEMFEVPDSSSSCGCPQRTCQKADVCLFQGVTVLGPGQSLVQYFEGELCYTVHCLQYKDPDTGFYAMEITSVNCSQKCGPHQVYEQSSDPQVCCGSCRNVSCSFTNENGTAEQYAVGGSWVENCTRYDCMETAVGAVILASGVVCPPFNDTECLQSGGVIQSYVDGCCRTCKEDGKTCKRVAIRTTIRKDDCRSNAPVTVYSCDGKCPSATIFNFNINSHARFCKCCRESRLQTRSVTLYCSRNATVVDYNFQEPLDCSCQWN; this comes from the exons TCTTACAGACCACTTATCTCAGAAGCTTCTCTATCACGCAGTGTCGTACACAACTACACAGCGAGAGATTCTTCTTCAG aacATTGTGGCTGTCTCAATGGAGGCTGGTGTCAGGATGGCGGAGTATGTGACTGTTCCCAGTTCCAAGCGCAGGGAGACCGCTGTCAGATCA TCCCTAACCAGGGTCAGGACCGTGATGGGATCTGTAGGTCATGGGGGCAGTACCACTACGAGACATTCGATGGCGTGTACTTCTACTTTCCTGGAACCTGCTCATATATCTTGGCCCAGGACTGCCATTCCACCTCGCCACGATACACAGTGTGG ATCCATAACAGCAGACATTGTGTTGGGAGTGTGTATTCGTGTCCAAGAGCTCTTAGCCTGCTCTTTCCGAATGAGGAGGAGATCCACATTGCTGGATATCAAGTCCACCAGGGGGGGCGTAG GCTAATTCTACCTCAGTCAATCAGTGGTGTGTTTATAGAGCGACTGGCAGATTACCTTCTTGTGAAAAGTGTCTTTGGTTTCTCTCTGGCCTGGGATGGAGGCTCAGGCGTCTATCTGAAGATGAGTGAGGAACACCATGGTGCCCCTTGTGGCTTGTGTGGGAATTTCAATCACCTTGCTAGTGATGACCTCACCACCGCCCGTG GCATCCAGACAGATGAGCCTGCAGTTTTTGGCAACAGTTGGGCTGTAGACTTGCCTCATGAAAGAGCCTGTCCATCAGTGGATGTTTACTCAAGTGGACCGTGCCAGTCTGAGTCAGATATGGAT GATGCCATAGAGAAATGCAGCGCTCTTCTGTTTTTCCCCTTTCTGTCCTGTCACGAGAATATTGACCCAAACCCATTCGTGGCGGGCTGTATCTCCGACCTCTGCGT GGCTGATGACGAGGAAACTTTCTGCCGTGCCCTGGTCGAGTATACTAGAGCCTGCTCTCATGTCGGGTATCCAGTCAGGGAATGGAGGGACAGTTTCCCATCCTGTT ATGATGGCTGCGAGGAGAGTTTTGTCTATAGAGATTGTATCAGCTGCTGTCCACCCACTTGCACTTTCGAAAAAGAGTGTCTTGGAACCAATTTGCATTGCCTGGATGGCTGCTACTGCCCTGATG GCCTTATTCTGCAAAATGGAACATGCATTGCTGCCTCTCAGTGTCCTTGTGTTTACCACGGAGCCTCATATGTACAAGGACATGTGTTGCGACAAGGGTGCAGTGTTTG TACTTGCATTGGAGGAGTGTGGAACTGCACTGAGAACAACTGCACAG CTGAGTGTTCGGTTATTGGTGACGTGTTTGTGACGACGTTCGATGGGAGGATGTTTCTCCAGCCGGGGTCTTGTCAGTATGTCCTGGCGAAAAGCAGAAGCAGCAGTAGGTTCACAGTCACACTGCAGTACACGAGCTGTGCTGAG CAGGTGTGTATTCAGTCAGTGTCTGTGGTGTTGGATGAAGACGTAAGCCATCAAGTCACACTGACCAGAGAGGGAGAAGTCATGATTGGTGTCAACCCTGCACCTGCACTGCCATATATTGACG ATGTGTTGGCCGTGCAGAAGCTCAGCTCTGTGTTCACACAGTTGAAGGCCAGGATTGGGCTAAAGTTGCTCTATGATGGACGAGGTGGTCGTGTCTATCTGCAGCTGGAGAGCCACTGGCATGGACACACTCTCGGGCTGTGCGGAACCTTCAATGGAAATCTCCGGGATGACTTTCT GTCTCCAGCAGGTATGATAGAAGGCACGCCGCAGCTCCACGCTAATGCCTGGAAGGTGTCTTCAGCTTGTGTGGCGCCAGTCAACCTGCCCATTATTGACCCATGTGAGATGAACCTACAGAATG GAGTGGTGTGTGTTGGAGGAATGCTGTATCAATCTTGTGTGTCCTCCTGCGGGCGGTCCTGTCGTGCTCTATCTAGCACGGAGACATGCGACCCAGACGACTGTGCGGAGGGGTGTGGCTGCCCAGATGGTAGTTACTATGACGACGTCCGTCAGCGATGTGTTCAGCT GTCTCAGTGCAACTGTTATTCTTTAACTGGTGTGTCACAACCAGGGGAGGTGACCTTCAGTGCTTCTGGACCCTG CCTTTGCAGAAATGGAATTTTGGACTGCGTGCCAGAAGAAAAAG AGACAGAGAGCGATGAAGCAGGGGAATGCGCGGAGGGGAAAGTGTACCACACTTGCACAGACCAGAGAGGAGGCGTGGCTTGTGCGCCAACTTGTCGTAATCTTATGATGAACCTCACCTGTCCTCCCAACACACCCTGCATCCCAGGGTGTGTCTGTCCTCATGG GTTAGTGCAGCACCAAGGGAAGTGTTACTACCCGGAGAACTGTCCCTGTGCTTGGCTTGGTCTCGAGTATCTGCCCGGGGAAATCGTGGAAACGTCATGCTACAAATG TGTGTGTCACCGGGGCTATTTTAACTGCAGCTACTCACCATGTCCAGCTGTGTGCACGGTCTACAGTGACAGACATTATCACACCTTTGATGGTTTGGAGTATGACTACCACTCAGACTGCCAGGTCTACTTGATTAAA AGTGTTGGAGAACCAGAAGTGTCGATTGTTGCCCAGAATAAGGACTGCTATGAGAGTGGTATCGTGTGCATGAAAGTACTGGTTATCCACGTCGGACTGACGAAGATCTACTTCACTGACAACTCTGGAAATCCT AGTCCGTCAACTGTTGTTGGTCGAGGGTCTGATTTTGAGCTGTGGAAAGCTGGCTACTACACAGTGGTCCATTTCTCAAACCAGGACCTGACCATCCTTTGGGACCGAAAGACAACTGTGCACATCAGAGCTGGACCTCAGTGGAAG GGACTTCTCAGTGGCCTCTGCGGCAATTTTGATAGTGTCACTGTCAACGATATGACCACCTCCAATCACATGGAAGTCAGTAATGCGCAGACATTTGGAGACAGTTGGGCACTGGGGCAG TGCGAAAGCGACTACGTTGTGGAGCGACCGTGTGAAGGGGACCTGGGCAGGCAGCCTTACGCCAAGAGGGAGTGTGCTCTTCTCTACAGTGATGTCTTTGCTCCCTGTCACAATGTG GTGGATGTTGCCTGGTTCTATCGGAACTGCTTGACAGACACTTGTAACTGTAACCGTGGGGGGGACTGCGAGTGTCTTTGCACCTCGATTGCTGCATACGCTCACAAATGCTGCCAACAAGGTGTCACCATACAGTGGAGATCTCCTGCAGTTTGCC CTTACGATTGTGAATACTTAAATCAAG AACTGGGTGATGGTCCTTTTTCTTTGGTGAGTGCTGTCTACAACAACACCATGTTTGCAGTCAATCGTACCAGCAGTTCAGTCTTCCCTTTGGTGAAAGAAGCATTGGGACCGTTGCCACCAACTGGTCTACTGTTCAACTTCATGGTCACTGCCGGCCTCCATAAGGACAGATCGTCAC GTGTCCCTGTGGTGTCGCTAGAGTCTGCAGAGAGACCAAATTACTTCCTAGTCATCACAGGaagaaactgtctgaagttggAGCACTGGAGCCGCCGAGAGGATTTTAGTCGCAGAGCAACCTTTATCCAACATCAGGGTTTGTTTATGCCAGGCCACACCTCATTTGAACACGCCAGCCAGCCTGGAATATTTCTGACGCTGACACACACTGCGGCTCGTGCACAAAGATACGACACCTCTGACGGCTTCAGAGCGAGCAGCAGTTTCACACTGGAGG AGAGTCGTTTTGTGATTCCCTATCGTATGATGTGTGAGTGGCGCTACCAGGCTTGTGCAAGCCCTTGTATTCACACATGCAGTGACCCAGATGCGACACGCTGCCTGTTCCTGCCTCC AGTGGAGGGTTGTTTTCCAAGATGCCCTAAAAACATGGTCCTGGATGAAGTGACAAGAAGATGTGTCTACATAGAGGATT GTGTGACACTTCCACCAACGCCCACTCCTTTTGAATATGTGACAAGGTCAAATAAAACAACCACTCCTGGTACAACAACTGCTCCAAGCACTACCAGTCCGACGACGACGTCCACTACCACTGCAACCACCACAATGACCACCACCATAACTGCAACAACCTCATCTACAACTGACAGTCCAACAACAACCACCACCACTACTGCCATCCCAACAACTGTGACGACTGAAAAATTGACCTCTCTGCCGGCTCCGTCTGCCACTTCTCATTCGACCACCAGTGCTACTGTTTCGACCATTCCACTCACCACATCAACAACAACGTCACTCAGCACGGAAGAAACAACATATGTCGCAGGAATCACTACAACGACCACGGTTGCGACAACACCAGTTGCAACATCCTCTCAACCCCCCACACCACCTTCCCTGGTGTCCACTACAACTGAGCCAACAATCACCATGGCCCCCACGACAACGCAAGCTCTACCAACATTAACTTCTGCCCCTGCAACATCCACAGAAGCCTCCACCCTCCTGCTGCTTTCCCCAGCCAGCACGACCATACAGACAACAGACGCTTCCACAGTCCCTGTAACAACCACAGTACCCATTTCTACATCCACTGAGCTCTCTACAGAGCCTCCTGCTACAGAGAGAATCACAAGTCCGGATACAACTACTGCATCAACAACACATGCATTTGTCTGGCCCACAACTCCCTGTACA CCTCCGTACTCCTATCGAGTTGATGAATGTGCGGAGCTGATCTGTTTCAATGGcgagctgctgcttcacaatTCTTCGCTCCATTGCCGCTTCAACACCACCCAACCCCAGTGCAGCCTCCTGGGCCTGCCCATCCTCATCAACACAGACCCTTGCTGCCCACTTTGGCAGTGTCCTT GTCGCTGCACTGTGATGTCCGACTTGCGTGTGATCACATTTGATGGCAACAATGTGGCGTTATATGACAACGGCTCTTATATCCTTGTTAACCTGCCAAGGGAGAGCATCATCGGAACAGTGGAAAAATGCCCAACCAGTCAA AGCGTCAACTCCATCCGAAGAACA AGCCCTACAGGTGGAACATCTGGTCTATGTTTTAAGAAACTGAACATAACAACCACCTCCTATCGAATTATTATCAACCGCTTGGATCGAAAG GTGACTGTGAACTACCGACCTGCCAGGCTTCCTTTCTCCCGTCAGGCTCTTTACGTGGAGGACACTGGCAGCATGTACCTGATCCACACACCGGGCGGTGTAAGCATTCAATGGTACCACAGCACAGGTATTATGGTGATGCAGTACATCACCGCCGGTAATGCCTCTGTGCCCACTCGAGGACTGTGTG GCTGTTGCGATGGAAACCCAGAGGACGACTTGAAGTTACCTAATGGCACAGTCGTCAGGGAGGTTGGAGACATGATGGTCTTCCTTCAGGCTTGGAGGGTCCAGACCACAGACGACGCCGAGCACACACGCAGAGTAGGAGACAATTGTACGACTGGGGACTGTTCCACCTGCCTCTCCATGCTGTGGCAGAGACCCTTTACAGCGTGCCATGGCAAG GTACCACCAGAACAGTTCTGTGACATCATCTGGGCAGGAGACCTGCACTACAAGGACCACCAATGCGACTTCCTTGCGGCGTATGTGGCGGTCTGCTACACGCATCAAGTCTGCATCAGCTGGAGACGACACAACTTTTGCC CACTGCGCTGCCCCCCTGGTAAAGAGTATCAGCCATGTGTGAGCACATGCACCAGCCGCACCTGTTTGAACAGAGAGTACTATGAGGAGACCACCTGCTCCTTCGTCAGAGAAGAGTGCGTGTGTCGTAGTGGAACCATCTTGCACCGAGCAGATTCTCCCTACTGTGTCACAGAGGACCGCTGTG TGTGCACGGACAATGATGGTAACCCACGGGCCCCCGGCGAGGAGTGGAATGGCTCTGTACGAGGCTGCTGCTTGTACAGGTGTATGGAGAATGGGTCTGTGGTAGCTGTGGAGCCTGACTGCAGCGCTGTAGCCATCCCGCTGTGTGAAAGGGAGGGAGAGTATGTACTCGATGTGCTGGAAGAAGGAGCCTGCTGTCCAAAAAAGATCTGTG AGTGCAACATGACCATCTGTGACAGTGAAGCCCCGCCCTGTGATAACGGCAACAGACTTGTGATTGGATACAGCGCCCTGTCCTGCTGCCCTGAATACAGATGTG AGTGTGACCCCTTTGCGTGCCCTCCTATTTCTGCCCCTGTCTGCCGAGAAGATCAATTCTTAGTGGAGGTTCGTGGTGAGAAGTCGTGCTGCTATTCTTACCTCTGTG TGTGTGAATCCTGTATTGAGCCCGTGCCAGCTTGCTCACGTGGGGAAATTATGGCTGTAGATCTGAACACAACTGGCAGCTGCTGTCCCCAGTATCACTGCG TCTGCGATGTCAACCTTTGCCCCGAATCCCATGTGAGCTGCGCGGCTGGTCTCACACTGGTTCAAACTACTGTCCCTGGAGATTGTTGCCCTCAGCATCACTGTG AATGCCAATGTGAGGACAGCTCTCTCCCTATCTGTCAGGTG GGGGAGGAGATGTTTGAGGttccagacagcagcagcagctgcggtTGTCCTCAGCGGACTTGCC agaaAGCAGATGTTTGTCTCTTCCAAGGAGTGACAGTGCTTGGTCCCGGCCAGTCCTTGGTTCAGTACTTTGAGGGAGAGTTGTGCTACACCGTTCACTGTCTGCAATACAAGGATCCGGACACTGGCTTTTATGCAATGGAAATAACTTCTGTCAATTGTTCTCAGAAGTGTGGACCG CACCAAGTGTACGAACAGTCCAGCGACCCCCAGGTGTGCTGCGGCTCCTGTCGGAACGTGTCCTGCAGCTTCACCAATGAGAACGGGACCGCAGAGCAATATGCT GTCGGGGGTTCGTGGGTGGAGAACTGCACACGGTATGACTGCATGGAAACGGCGGTGGGAGCTGTGATACTGGCCTCTGGTGTGGTTTGCCCTCCGTTCAATGACACTGAGTGTCTTCAG AGTGGTGGCGTGATCCAGAGTTATGTGGACGGCTGTTGCAGAACAT GTAAAGAAGATGGTAAGACGTGCAAGAGAGTGGCCATCCGTACTACAATTCGAAAAGACGACTGCAGGAGCAATGCCCCT GTTACAGTCTATTCTTGTGATGGGAAATGTCCTTCAGCCACCATATTCAACTTCAACATCAACAGTCACGCCAGGTTCTGTAAGTGCTGCCGTGAAAGTAGACTGCAAACACGCTCAGTCACACTCTACTGCTCTCGTAACGCCACCGTCGTGGACTACAACTTCCAAGAGCCTTTGGACTGCTCCTGCCAATGGAACTGA